The Siniperca chuatsi isolate FFG_IHB_CAS linkage group LG17, ASM2008510v1, whole genome shotgun sequence genomic sequence ctctcctcctacTCACTGATGACCATCTTGAGGCACTGTGGGTTGTCCTGGATGAGGGGCTCACCCTGCACCGTCTTGGAGAGGAAGGTTTTGGAGACCAGAGGAAAGCGAACGCACCCCAACACCTCCACCATGTACTGTTGTCTGTTACACACATCGTACTTCAGCCAGCGCACTGCTGCATCATAAATCTAAACACAAATGCAACATGTGGAATATACAGGTTATAGGGGTATTATAGGGGGGTATTATAGGGGTATTGTTTTTAGCCAAAACCATCACATAAGCTTTGTCCTGATGTGATAAAACCACATTCATTTGGTAATCCAAGTTGTAAAAACAAGTACTTATCATAATTTGCATATTACTTCACAAAAAACCCGAACTTAGGCACCCAAGTGAAATTATAGTCAAagaatgtgtacatgtgttacCTGGGCCTCAGCACGGACAGTGAGTTTGTCCTGGTGCAGTAAATGTGTGAGCTGTTTAACGTCCAGTTGCAGGAACTCGTCCAGTTTGTAGACTTCAGTGAAGTGGAGCTGGAAGAagtcctctgctgctgccttcAGCTCAGGACAGTCCATACAGTCTGACAGGGCGGAAATACCTGCAGGGGGGACAGGACAAGGATCAGTCAATCTAATGAGTTACGTGATTGGCAGGCCTGACCCAAACACATATGTGGGAAAAGGTTGTTTAATAATTGATGCAGGTGACTCAATAAATTAACAATTACAGGGCACAACTGTGGGGTAAATATTTCTGTTCTTACCAAGGCAGTTTGTTGCATCAATTTGTCCTTTAAGGAACTCGACACACATCTTCTTCACAGGCTCAATCTGGTACTGGTTGGCTGCATCCAGCATCGACTGGACGTTACTGCTGTTTACTGAAAtcctggcacacacacatacacacacacacacacacacacacacacacacacacacacacacacacacacacacacacaccgttaAAGAGGCGTTTCTGATGACATTAGGTGAAAGTTCTTTCAAATCTTCAGTAAAGTTTAGCAGCTTTTCCAagcagttattattattattattattagcatcaGGCCACAGTCTTGTATGTAAATTTTGAGTTGCGCTGTATACCTCAAAATGATATGTCATGATTAATGCTCTACTTTTAGCCATTCTTACCGAGCTGTGTAGATAAATTCAATCAACAGCTCAATGATCTCAGGCTCAGCACTCCTGAGCTCCACCTCATGGGACATCGACTCCATCATTCTGGCTGGAGGTGAGGAAAAAGAGAGGTAGACTTCACAGAAAATAGAAACCAACAATACACGGCagaatgaaatgtttttccGGGGATGCTTGGCAAAAGTTTAGGGAGCACTGCATAATTAATCATGCGTAATCCTATATATATCATGATTTTGGTTTCCGAAATGAATAATGTTGTTATAATAGCCATAATCatccaaaacatttttgctttttcatcAAATTATCAAGACTGATAATAATTCTTAATGATCACAATATCTAAATACGTGACTGGGCTTTTATTTGTTAGTTCAAAATTATAGATGACTTGGTTTCCTTTTGCTTCTAAAAATAGTACAGATTTTGATACATAAAAGGTGCTTATAGGCATTTTTGCAACACAACTCTGCATCTGTGACCTCACTAGCCCTATAGCAGCAGAGGCAATTTTCTCACTGTTGTGGTCCACCTGGGCTCAGTCCATTTTTCACTCTACTCCCATCTGGTTGCAGATACAGTACACAGATGGAAAAAGGCATGTTTTGCTAAATTCCATAGCTCTCTAATCACaagaacacattttattttcctgtacaAATGTAttcctatttatttgtgtcatgctgttgtatgtaaatgtatcttTGTTCTGGGGGCACACATAATGCGCACTCTGTGCAAACTAATTAAATCTATTTATCTGTCAATGTCCAAAATACCAAGCGTGTCTGTCCTGTCCATGATTATGTGTTTTCGTGTCCAAACTTACTGGTGAACATGAGACTGAAGAAGTGGCTGGCAGCAGACAACACTACTCTGTGGGCAGGAAAGTGTTTCCCCTGAACCACCAGGGTCACATCACAGAGAGTACCctgaaggaaacacacacacagttagaaaGTATAAGGGGAAGAaggaacacacatacagtaaatgcctCTTGCCAGGCTCTGTTACAGACATACACTCTTGTCgtcttgttttgtgttttctctctctctctctctctctctctctcacacacacacacacacacacacacacacacacacacacacacacacacacacacacacacacacacacacacctgtttcctCAGGTTGTTCATGACTCCCATGATGCTAGACAGCTGTCTGTACTCCTCTTTGATGGCACACTTCCTCTCGCTTTTCTTCTTGGAGCTTGACGCCTTCTCTGGAGAGGCCACCCCAGTCATGTCAGCCTGATTAATGTAATCTGTTCAGTTAAATTATATAACACTTATTACATCGCCAGCAGCGTGCAGCTCCAGTCTCTTTGTTGTCGCTCAGCAACTGACAGTTTATTGCtagcagcagccagcagcttgttgtgattttatgaaataaaaaggcGCCAGTTTGACGGCAGCTTCTCCTTGAAAACTCGTAGAGAGAAACTCATAAAGATGAACTTGCTGTCAGGTGTTGAAATAGTACTAAAAACGGGTTAGCATAGTGTAGTTTCTAAGATAGAACTTATCTTTAGCTGGGGCTGTGggttcctcttcttcttctacggTTTCTGCTCTAGCTGGACTCGCGTTCGCCCTCTATCTGCAAACGTGGCAAATTACACATTAACCTGCAGGATTGCGAAACGTTTATCCTTCAACACAATTTGTAGATCTAGAGATTACGTTTTGGTATTCAGACCAAAACACTTTATAAGTTTTTATCCCTTGGAATAGCAGATTTCAGATTTAATTATGTCAATAGCCAAGGAATTGATACAGCTAATGGCAACAGCTGAGTTTTCTTTACCTCGCTGCAGCTCACCTGTATAGGTGCACCTGTCTGTTACTTTCTGTACAGTAATCCAGAAAACATAACcaggaagaaaacattttcaggagTCGCATGACGTTGACGTCATGTGGAATGCGGACTACTTATGCATTGTCAGAAATGAGTGACCTGAAAACAAATTGAGAGGCACCAGAAAATGCTCCgttttctctgctgttgctgcttctcGAGTGAAAACTCCGGGAACGAGGTATGTGTTTACACTGTCGagttttatgtaaatgttaataagatTATAAAGTGGCTTCATTCGAGTTCAGACGACAAACTTGATCACTACTTTGCTTCACTGAGATTACTGGATTAACACATTACCACTAGCcttatttaatgtaaaaacgGAGAGGACTACACCCATTATAAAGCTTTAATATATTTGGATCATGCTATACAGTTGTTGAAAAAAGTCCCTCTAACAGTATTTTCATGGTGTCTCAGAAGTGCAGTGATAACAGAACCTTGATGTATAATAAGGTCTCCATAAAGGTAGTGTAAACCAcatgtagcaaaagagtttcccctcggggatcaataaagtatttctgatctgatgaaatattttttgtctaaGATGTAAAACATGAGCACTGGGTTGGTGCAATGAGTTTATGACAAAGTAATTAGGCTAATGAGTCCAGGTGAACACAAGCCTTAGTGCTTTATGTCTCTTTCTGAAAAGTgccagtaaaaaacaaaacaagattctatgtaaacaaaacaacactgctATTTCAGAGGCAGCCTCTCCTGCACCCCGGACCATCTGACCTGAATGGAGGTGGATCAGCCAGGCAGACCCAGCCAGCACACAGAGGTACATCATCTCTCTAAATGTTTATGTTACTGTCTCTCAAACCCGTACACTTCCAATGCATAAAATTATGGACAAATTTTAACTACATGcattcttttttgtgtgtctgtgtgtgtgcatttttgtgatactctttttttcccctccagatGTACAGACCGTGAAGCGTATCGGCAGGCTGGTGATGAGGCGAGTGGGTGTGCCAGAGTTGGACCAGAGGTTTTCTGACATGGCAGAGACCTTCAACGAACAGCAGGAGTGCTATGAGGCCATGGTCCGACACATCAGCAACCTGCGACAGAGCTATAGGTGTAACCACAATGATACCCTGGCTTTAGCCGAATGTATTGGGAAGATCAGAGAGGAGCATGGTAAGTGACACACTAAGAGCTCCCCACCAGTGCAGGCAATGTGATGGCAGGTTTCCTTGCCTCAattttctgtttcctttgtttctctgtttcaatctccatctctctccactTCCAGAGGCCAAGTACAGCGTCTCTCTTAAGATAAAGGGCTATGACTTCTCCCTCAATGTGGTTCCTGTGGGGTCAGAGTGGGAAAG encodes the following:
- the si:ch73-345f18.3 gene encoding uncharacterized protein si:ch73-345f18.3, giving the protein MLRFLCCCCFSSENSGNERQPLLHPGPSDLNGGGSARQTQPAHRDVQTVKRIGRLVMRRVGVPELDQRFSDMAETFNEQQECYEAMVRHISNLRQSYRCNHNDTLALAECIGKIREEHEAKYSVSLKIKGYDFSLNVVPVGSEWESEEEPLPPHLRLAQDELKGTSESAKATISKNTTLQELIGWLLRMKGQMAEQVKGNAASYQEQGRLNENLEENMKEVKRAKELSLGYKQRAGEVLTKAAQIAGAYL